The window GTAGTCCGCAACACTTGGAGTCGCTGAAGAAGTACGCGCGCGAAAATGCTGAAGGAACAGTCCCGATGGGGCCGACGGAGACCTTCACCGACAGTCGCGTTATTACGATGGGGGATTTCCGTATCGAAATTCTTCATCTCGGGCCAGCGCACAGTCCCGGCGATGCACAGGTATGGCTGCCCAATCAATCTTTGATAATTACGGGAGACCTCGCTTTTCACGAAAGGCTGCCGCCAATTTTTGAAGGAACCTGCACCTCGTGCTGGATCGATACTTGGGAAAATAAGCTTGTTCCGCTCGCGCCGACATACGTCATTCCGGGGCATGGACATCCAACAAATCTCGCGCAGGTGACGCGCTATACGCACGATTATCTCGTTGATCTTCGCGCCAAAGTGAAAGCTCTGATAGACGAGGGCGGAGATCTGAAAGCGGCGTATTACGTCGATCAGTCGAAGTGGTCTCACCTCGATACGTTTGAGGAACTGGCGACCAAGAATGCCGGCGTGGTCTATGCCGAAATGGAGTTTGAATAGCGGTCTTTTACGCTGTCAGCTTCATGCTTGGTCATGACCCTCGGGTATTGCGGACGGCAGCGTATTTTACCGATCTTGTATGTCGCGCAACTACGCCTAAGGCGTCTCCAACGCGG is drawn from Hyphomicrobium methylovorum and contains these coding sequences:
- a CDS encoding MBL fold metallo-hydrolase; protein product: MRYALAMLLLSAFSAAASEDIPDQYPQSVLYSKPVEFIPHVFTAIGATAPPTYENAGHNNNLSFIVTGDGVVVVNSGASWRLAKALHDEIKLVTDQPVKLVINENGQGHAMLGNNYWIEQKVPVLAHADAAADFADRSPQHLESLKKYARENAEGTVPMGPTETFTDSRVITMGDFRIEILHLGPAHSPGDAQVWLPNQSLIITGDLAFHERLPPIFEGTCTSCWIDTWENKLVPLAPTYVIPGHGHPTNLAQVTRYTHDYLVDLRAKVKALIDEGGDLKAAYYVDQSKWSHLDTFEELATKNAGVVYAEMEFE